The Vitis vinifera cultivar Pinot Noir 40024 chromosome 7, ASM3070453v1 genomic interval aaaaaaaagggacaagaagaaagaagaaaaaaaatcaaaatgatgtTGTTTATGTATAAGGGCAATATTGAGTGAGAATATATTTACAAAAGctattaagttaaaagtacTGCTGTATTTATTATAGagtctaaaaataatttttgtcatTTTGCTGGAAAGTTTTAAAATGGGATAAAATATCATGCCTAATAGAAAACAATAGTTGTGTGAACACGATTTgcagaaagttttgaaaatggacaaataaattataaggcATTCAACGTAGTTGAATTattgtgtaaaagttgaaattttttggCTTGGATCCAAAGAATTTCATGTCCCACCCTCGCACTTTCTTGGATTTTGTAATCTTTGACTTTAGACTATGGGGAACTCGGCTCATGTTCCTAGGGGAGACCTTCAACAATCCAATAAATGACATTGTAGACCTCATTGGTTTCACATTTCCTGTAAACTTTCCCTTCTGGGTTTGAAGTTTTCACAGCGAAAGCGAGAAAGAAGGGAGAAATGGCAGAGATTGCCGTCACCACAGTCATCGACAAGTTGGTGTCTTTGGTAGATGAAGAAGCCAGATTGTTGGGAGGTGTCCACACTCAAGTTGAAGACATCAAAACTGAGCTGCTGTATATTCAAGCTTTCCTTAAGGATGCAGATGCAAAGGCCGATAAGGGAGACATCAGCCATGGCCTTAAAACTTGGATCCAAGACTTGAGGAAGACTGCATACTCCATGGAAGATCTCATTGATGAATACTTGCTTCACTTTGCAAATCCAAATCACCGGCATCGATTCTTTGGTTTCCTCTGCAAAGTTGCTCGCTCCATACAAAAACTGAAACCACGCCATGAGATCGCCTCCAAGATCCGGGATATCAAGAAAAAGGTTGGTAAACTGAAGGAAACAAGTTCGAGTTACGTCTTCATTAGTTCTATTGAGCCAAGATCAAGCAGCAGTTCTGCAAGTGCTCCATGGCATGACCAGCGGGTGACTTCTCTTTTCATGGACGAAACTGAAATTGTTGGTATTGAACCTCTGAGAAATGAACTGATAAGCCGGCTGGTAGAGGGAAATCCCAAACGAACTGTAATTTCCGTGGTCGGCATGGGTGGACTTGGCAAGACGACTTTCGCCAAAAAAGTTTACGACAACCAGAGAGTGGTGGGACACTTCGATTGCAATGCTTGGGTCACTGTGTCTCAATCATTCAAGATGGAGGAGCTACTACGGAACATGACAAAGAAATTCTATCAGGGAAGAAAGGAAGCAGTTCCTGAGGGCATCGATACAATAGACGAGATGTCACTGATTGCCTTAATCAGGCAGTATTTACAAGATAAAAGGTATGTTGTTGTTTTTGATGATGTATGGAAACTAGATTTCTGGggatttattaaatatgttttaccAGAAAATGGGAAGGGCAGTAGGATAATAATCACTACACGTAATGATGAGGTAGCCTCTTCTTGCAAAGAGTCGTCATTTGATTACATCCACAAGCTGCAACCCCTGTCCCCAAAGAGTTCCTGGGAGCTCTTTTGCAAGAAGACATTCCAGGGTGGATGTCCTCCAGAATTGGAGAAACTGTCTCTTGATATTGTCAAAAGATGTGGAGGATTGCCACTAGCGATTGTGGCAATAGGTGGTCTTTTGTCAAGAAAACAGAATGAGTCCGAGTGGAAAAATTTTAGTGACAACCTTGGGTCCGAGTTAGAAAGCAATTCCCGTCTTCAACCTATAAATACAATCCTCTCCCTCAGTTATCATGATCTACCTTACTACCTTAAGTCCTGTTTCTTATACTTGGCCATTTTTCCAGAGGACTACACAATTAAATGTACCAAACTGACTCGGCTGTGGATAGCTGAGGGGTTTGTAAAAGCTAAGAAGGGTGTGACAATGGAAGAGCTTGCAGAGGAATTCTTGACTGAGCTGATCAATAGGAGCTTAGTTCAAGTGTCAGACGTAgatttggaaggaaaaattAGAAGCTGCCATATCCATGACTTGATGCGTGAGATGATTCTCAAAATGGCTGAGGAAATGAGTTTTTGTCGTGTTTTGGCTGGAGAAGGCTCAAGTTTTGACGGAAAATCTCGTCGAATATCAGTCCATAACAGCACAAATAATATTCTAGACACCATTGATAAAAACTCTCATGTTCGctccatttttctcttcaattcTGAGATGATTTTCACTAGTACATTGGCTTCAAAATGTAAGCTTGTGAAGGTATTGGATTTTAAAGATGCCCCTCTTGAGAGTGTTCCTGAAGATTTGGGAAATCTATTTCATCTGAAGTTCTTAAGCCTGAGAAAGACCAAAGTCAAGATGCTTCCAAAGTCTATAGGTAAGCTACAAAACCTACAGACTTTGGATCTGAAACATTCCCTCGTAGAGGAGCTTCCTGTTGAGATCAATAGGCTCCAAAAGCTGCGCCACATTCTAGCCTACAACTATAACTTTGATGTTGAATTCAGCTCGGTTTCTGTTAAAGGAGTGCATGTAAAGGAAGGGATTGGGTGCTTGGAAGACTTGCAGAAGCTGTGTTTTGTGGAGGGCAATCAAGGGACAGATGTAATTAAAGAGCTTGGAAAGCTAAGGCAATTGAGAAAGCTGGGGATTACAAAACTTACTAGAGAAAATGGGCAGCCTTTATGTGCCTCCATTATGAAAATGAACCACCTTAAATCTTTGTCAATCTCTTCATCAACCGAAGATGAGATTCTTGATTTGCAGCACGTATCGGATCCTCCACCATGCCTTTCACGTCTTGAGTTGTATGGACGTTTAGACAAGCTACCTGACTGGATTTCTAAACTTAAAAGTCTAGTGAAGTTAGGTTTATGGAAGTCAAGACTAAGCCACGATCCAATGGGAGTCCTTGGAGCCCAGCTGCCTAATCTGCTGGAGCTCGAGCTCCTCCAAACGCATGCGGTCGAGCAATTGTGTTTTGAAGCAATAGGATTTCAGAAACTTAAGGTCCTCCGTATCTGTGATTTGATAGAGCTCAAGAAAGTGAAAATAGAGAATGGGGCATTGCCTCAGGTTGAAGAGCTTGAAATTGGGCCTAGTCCACAGCTGGAAGAGGTGCCCCATGGCATCTACTACCTCAGAAAACTTAAAACTCTTGCATTTCGTGATATGCAGGAAGAATTTGAACTAAGTATGATACCCTACAGAGGAAGAAATTATGATATAGTTGAGCATATCCCAAATGTCTTCTTCTATCAGAGGCTTTCAGGACAACATTACGCGGTTCAGAGTCTACGACAACTAGCTGAAACCATCCCCAGAGTCTATTGCTAGCAGTTGAATTTTTTCAAGCCAAAGGTGAGTACACTTTATATGTATCAACTAATTAATTTTAGATCAAGGCCAAACCAAAATCTGGCAAGCTTGactgaaaaagaaaatccttGCTTCCTTGTATTTCATATTGATCACCATGTCATTACTGTCCCTTTTTCTCAGTGAAGTTTGTTAACTTAAGCTATTTTGTATACTAATTATTAAATTCCGATGGGTTCCAGGTGATGGAGAATATATATGCATGCAGTGTTTATTGATATCAACTGGGATTGTTAGTTGGTGttgttgtttgtttatttgtccTCCCAGTCTATAGCTTATATTTTAGACAATTTCTTCTCCATCTCTCATTCCCTCGGCGTATGGTCTGAACATCCCTTGAGAATGAGAAGTTCAAAGGCGTCTGCATGTTGGAATCAGCTAAGATTTTGGAGAAAATCATAGTTCATTTAAATTGTGATTCACAATAATATGCTTATGCAGGGGGAGGTACCTGATAAGCTCCACACCAATACTAATAGTATTACCCTGATTAATGTTTTGCATTTGCAAGCAGTTACTGGTCTTTATATCCTTAATTAACCAAGGGTCATTTAGTAGTGATTCTTAAAGCCAAAGGGGTTGAAAGTGTCTCTTAATGGTACTTGAAAAGTGCTTTAAGAGACTagtttgaaaataacttttaaaaatgggTAAAGCAATTGAAGTGAATTCTAAGCAATCACTTGATAAGTGAATAAAGTAAATTACGTGATTATTCCACAAATCACTTTTTCGTTTTATAATACACTGTTAGAAATACTATTAAAACACTTTTTGGGTAATAGAAATTTCAATGATGCTTATGATGACATGCTTAAATTAATATatgtcaaaatttcataatatcaAACagaaaaacttatttaaatccaaactaattattcaaaaaattaggTATACATGCACATataattgatattgattttgaaagttcaaatattttcaaacccAAATGTCTTTCAAATGATAACAACCCACCCAAGCCCAAGTAGAAGCGTCCACCATACCTTAATAGCTATCCATCCAGCCCAACAAGCATTCAAAGCCCAGTAAGTTACCCTAGCTCCTTCAAATGACAACCCATCCAAACAGTAAAAGAAACACATACCACGTAGCTCTGACTTTCTCCAGAACAGAGATGGAACTACCGGCAGGAGGCTCCCCTATGCTTGTATCCCACCTTATTTTATTGCCCAATAGCATGCACCATCCAAATCATGGCGACAAATCCGAAAAACGAGTCGATTTCTCGAGTCACCTCAATCTTTCTTACTACGAAAAAACTGCCCAAAATGGTTCAACTCTCCATATTCTGTGTAGATTACTACGATTACAAGTGCGCTTCGCTTTTGTGATTAATTTTTAACCTATTCCCCCAATTATTTGGTTTTCCAAAATCATGATGCAATGGTTATGATCTGCCTTCATTACTGCACATCATACATATAGTTCTTCTAGCTAGCTTTTCACATTCTGTTTACAAACTATTTACTGGGTACAAAACCCGAATTTGGATTTCTATTCATTGGTTGACATGGAGTTGAAATTTTAAAGCTCTCTCTATATTTGTTTGATTCATGTGTCAATTCGTTTGTAGATTAGTATGAAATGTAGTTGAAATTATGTGCAATTATCAAGAAAAAATGATACCCATTTTAGACTATTCG includes:
- the LOC100253350 gene encoding disease resistance protein RPM1; protein product: MAEIAVTTVIDKLVSLVDEEARLLGGVHTQVEDIKTELLYIQAFLKDADAKADKGDISHGLKTWIQDLRKTAYSMEDLIDEYLLHFANPNHRHRFFGFLCKVARSIQKLKPRHEIASKIRDIKKKVGKLKETSSSYVFISSIEPRSSSSSASAPWHDQRVTSLFMDETEIVGIEPLRNELISRLVEGNPKRTVISVVGMGGLGKTTFAKKVYDNQRVVGHFDCNAWVTVSQSFKMEELLRNMTKKFYQGRKEAVPEGIDTIDEMSLIALIRQYLQDKRYVVVFDDVWKLDFWGFIKYVLPENGKGSRIIITTRNDEVASSCKESSFDYIHKLQPLSPKSSWELFCKKTFQGGCPPELEKLSLDIVKRCGGLPLAIVAIGGLLSRKQNESEWKNFSDNLGSELESNSRLQPINTILSLSYHDLPYYLKSCFLYLAIFPEDYTIKCTKLTRLWIAEGFVKAKKGVTMEELAEEFLTELINRSLVQVSDVDLEGKIRSCHIHDLMREMILKMAEEMSFCRVLAGEGSSFDGKSRRISVHNSTNNILDTIDKNSHVRSIFLFNSEMIFTSTLASKCKLVKVLDFKDAPLESVPEDLGNLFHLKFLSLRKTKVKMLPKSIGKLQNLQTLDLKHSLVEELPVEINRLQKLRHILAYNYNFDVEFSSVSVKGVHVKEGIGCLEDLQKLCFVEGNQGTDVIKELGKLRQLRKLGITKLTRENGQPLCASIMKMNHLKSLSISSSTEDEILDLQHVSDPPPCLSRLELYGRLDKLPDWISKLKSLVKLGLWKSRLSHDPMGVLGAQLPNLLELELLQTHAVEQLCFEAIGFQKLKVLRICDLIELKKVKIENGALPQVEELEIGPSPQLEEVPHGIYYLRKLKTLAFRDMQEEFELSMIPYRGRNYDIVEHIPNVFFYQRLSGQHYAVQSLRQLAETIPRVYC